A genomic stretch from Ketobacter sp. MCCC 1A13808 includes:
- the cobO gene encoding cob(I)yrinic acid a,c-diamide adenosyltransferase, which yields MGMDSEKKQRHNERMQRKKEVVDAGIERAQEERGIVLVITGNGKGKSTSAFGTLYRALGHGHKVGVVQYIKGTQATGEVLFLQQQNLPIPYHAMATGFTWNTQDWDKDKAAADEAWAFSKQLLQDESINLVVLDEITYMLKYNYLDTQEVVEAIRQRPFMQTVIVTGRGAKPELFALADTVSEIRDEKHAYKAGVKAQAGIDF from the coding sequence ATGGGTATGGATTCGGAGAAAAAGCAGCGCCATAACGAGCGCATGCAGCGCAAAAAAGAAGTAGTTGATGCCGGCATCGAGCGTGCTCAGGAAGAGCGCGGTATCGTATTGGTAATTACCGGAAACGGTAAGGGCAAATCCACATCCGCTTTCGGTACCCTTTATCGAGCCCTGGGCCACGGTCATAAGGTGGGTGTCGTGCAATATATAAAAGGCACGCAGGCCACCGGCGAAGTGCTTTTTCTGCAACAGCAAAATCTGCCAATTCCCTATCATGCCATGGCTACCGGTTTCACCTGGAACACCCAGGATTGGGACAAAGATAAAGCGGCGGCCGATGAAGCCTGGGCCTTTTCCAAACAGCTCCTGCAAGACGAAAGCATCAACCTGGTGGTGCTGGATGAAATTACTTATATGCTGAAGTACAACTACCTGGATACGCAGGAAGTGGTAGAGGCGATTCGTCAGCGTCCGTTTATGCAAACCGTCATTGTGACCGGCCGTGGAGCCAAGCCGGAACTGTTCGCGTTGGCGGATACCGTCAGTGAAATCCGGGATGAAAAACACGCCTATAAAGCCGGGGTGAAAGCGCAGGCGGGCATCGACTTTTAG
- a CDS encoding SMP-30/gluconolactonase/LRE family protein: MMETKNNKNAGNNINNIIPIKWISFIIFILSTCLAQAYEQETYLNLQDVIEDLNSGGHSELAEMFASKGFHPDGIKLGVPCTPTEGKLYVSSLATGAVLEIDQNGTVRPYVNPKRGEAYGNSFDSLGNMFVSRIVRFKKAGGIDVVPVNSPIPADGKVCYAVPNATTSVNDLVVTKDGRTLFFADDTGGRIFRCNVEIDDVNVSCDCRLWLKHAYTASMANLFGGVDGLILDESEQNLYFNNFLKGKIYKVAINPDGTPATPQVVTADPIYALADGMSRGGVDGTAIYTATFKLSGGSAITKTDMNTGQTNTIVEDTSYQFLSPGAALTVDTTGQYETLFISAMDLPGYLLNYRVAGSDGGQIVKVKLDTKPQSQTIGSTCNQSF; encoded by the coding sequence ATGATGGAAACCAAAAATAATAAAAATGCGGGTAACAATATTAATAATATCATCCCAATCAAGTGGATAAGTTTCATTATTTTTATACTCAGCACCTGTCTAGCGCAGGCTTATGAACAGGAAACCTATCTGAATTTACAGGACGTTATCGAAGACCTGAACAGTGGTGGACACTCAGAGCTGGCAGAGATGTTTGCCAGCAAAGGGTTTCACCCCGATGGTATTAAACTGGGCGTTCCCTGCACTCCGACTGAAGGCAAACTGTATGTCAGCTCCTTGGCTACCGGTGCCGTACTGGAAATCGATCAGAATGGAACGGTACGCCCCTATGTCAACCCCAAACGCGGTGAAGCCTACGGTAATAGCTTTGATTCCCTGGGCAATATGTTCGTTTCAAGAATTGTGCGCTTCAAGAAAGCCGGTGGAATTGACGTAGTTCCGGTGAACTCCCCCATTCCTGCAGATGGCAAAGTCTGCTATGCCGTTCCCAATGCAACAACGTCTGTGAATGACTTGGTTGTCACCAAAGATGGCCGAACGTTGTTTTTTGCAGATGATACCGGCGGCCGTATCTTTCGATGCAATGTTGAAATCGACGATGTCAACGTCAGCTGTGATTGTCGACTCTGGTTAAAACACGCTTACACCGCCTCTATGGCAAACCTCTTCGGTGGTGTAGACGGACTGATTCTAGATGAAAGCGAACAAAACCTGTATTTCAACAACTTTCTAAAAGGAAAAATATACAAGGTAGCCATAAATCCCGATGGAACGCCTGCAACACCTCAAGTGGTGACAGCGGATCCTATATATGCGTTAGCGGATGGTATGAGTCGTGGCGGGGTTGATGGCACCGCAATCTATACCGCCACGTTTAAGCTTTCCGGTGGCTCGGCTATTACCAAAACCGATATGAACACTGGCCAAACCAATACAATTGTTGAAGATACCTCTTACCAATTTCTTAGCCCAGGAGCCGCACTTACGGTCGACACGACGGGCCAATATGAAACCCTGTTCATCAGCGCGATGGACTTGCCGGGTTACCTGCTTAACTATCGGGTTGCCGGCAGCGATGGAGGACAAATAGTAAAAGTAAAGCTAGACACTAAGCCGCAAAGCCAAACCATCGGATCAACTTGCAATCAATCATTTTAA
- a CDS encoding helix-turn-helix domain-containing protein, with product MVNAQAVSMNIEASLQAPTVKALLINFNFSEPIDEVLIDRQAHWIDFSLTPRLHNARACYTDYWDPHRFESLGDIYLIPAGHAFHARGDQGGHKAMICLLPVGPEGCWFENKVDWTDRHLETSLNIRNGHIRSLLLRLGEEAQHPGFASEALAELIAGQLTIELTRHYASTLDDAKNGVLTPWRLRLIDERLMDLTEAPTLTELSELCKLSVRQLTRAFRASRGCSIGDYIAQCRIEKAKKYLEGTQCIKEVSYVVGFSTPAAFSYAFRRATGETPGEYRQRVRSFNFSSVRPV from the coding sequence ATGGTGAACGCTCAAGCCGTTAGTATGAATATAGAAGCGTCGCTTCAGGCTCCGACGGTTAAGGCGCTTTTAATTAACTTTAATTTCTCTGAACCGATTGATGAAGTGCTGATTGATAGGCAGGCTCATTGGATCGATTTTTCTCTTACGCCCCGGCTGCATAATGCCAGAGCCTGCTATACAGACTATTGGGATCCACATCGCTTTGAAAGCCTTGGTGATATCTATTTGATTCCTGCCGGTCATGCGTTTCACGCACGGGGTGATCAGGGTGGACATAAGGCAATGATTTGTCTGCTGCCCGTTGGTCCTGAGGGTTGCTGGTTCGAAAATAAAGTGGACTGGACGGATCGTCACTTGGAAACCAGCCTCAATATCCGTAACGGCCATATACGCAGCCTGCTATTACGTTTGGGAGAAGAGGCTCAGCACCCCGGATTTGCCAGTGAAGCATTAGCAGAGTTGATAGCAGGCCAACTTACTATTGAGCTGACTCGCCACTATGCTTCGACACTTGATGATGCCAAGAATGGTGTGCTGACACCTTGGCGTCTGCGGTTGATTGACGAACGGCTCATGGATCTCACTGAAGCACCTACGTTAACCGAGCTTTCTGAGTTGTGTAAATTATCCGTGAGGCAGCTGACCCGCGCCTTTCGCGCCAGCAGAGGATGCTCGATTGGGGATTATATCGCCCAATGCCGGATTGAGAAGGCAAAGAAATACCTTGAAGGTACGCAGTGTATAAAGGAAGTTTCCTATGTGGTGGGATTCTCCACACCCGCGGCATTCAGTTACGCGTTTCGTCGCGCAACCGGAGAAACCCCTGGCGAATACCGGCAACGTGTCCGTTCGTTTAACTTTTCCTCCGTTCGGCCGGTCTAG
- a CDS encoding VOC family protein → MKLSNHYQNAYVTHDIEKAISMLEIKYGFEGISPGEIELDVVTPSGNRKLHMQLAFCWIDSMQFELIQPISGCVEHYLSSLPSDETDFSLRFNHVAMRRDDMDAMRNEIKELDLPVLFEGNLNGLCFIYVDARKSLGHILEYVCTTPEIWNLLGWPAGKQI, encoded by the coding sequence ATGAAATTATCCAATCATTACCAAAATGCCTACGTGACTCATGATATTGAAAAAGCAATATCGATGTTGGAGATCAAGTACGGTTTCGAAGGAATCAGTCCAGGAGAAATAGAACTGGACGTTGTCACACCCAGCGGCAATAGAAAATTGCACATGCAACTGGCGTTTTGCTGGATCGACTCAATGCAATTTGAGCTGATACAACCAATATCCGGTTGCGTTGAACATTATCTAAGTTCACTGCCTTCAGATGAAACTGACTTCTCTCTACGTTTCAACCACGTGGCTATGCGCCGTGATGACATGGATGCCATGCGAAATGAAATCAAAGAACTTGATCTCCCGGTTTTATTTGAAGGAAACCTAAACGGGCTGTGCTTCATTTACGTGGATGCGAGAAAAAGTCTGGGTCATATCCTCGAATATGTATGTACCACACCGGAAATCTGGAATCTTTTGGGCTGGCCAGCTGGAAAGCAAATATAA
- a CDS encoding alkyl sulfatase dimerization domain-containing protein — MNASYELPPVAALVTAGLSQTEAEPVTDSIFRIRDIANLYLVKTDDGDVLINSGLMDNVASNLAKLRPHRSGPLRKIIITQAHPDHFGGVPELREPETEIITERRFSETCLFFNDLAPYLKRRMLKLWGMTFDRPDDAPEVPEIVSDITVDGQFSFSQGNRQFEVISTPGGETLCSLTVWLPEERIVFVGNLFGPLLSSMPFLTTIRGEKPRLVKPYLDALDRVRKLGAEILIAGHSEPVRGIDNVRAVLDKMYSAVSYVRNETLNGMNDGKDVHTLMREIKLPPEIRIDEYHGTVAWAVRAIWEESSGWFHYDSTTSLYGVPRSSIDEDLVELAGGADALAQRAEEKLSDERPLEAMHLLDIALGATPSNSAALAVKKQVLEQLLIQAANINVSEVMWLRSELMLTELAQAQQE, encoded by the coding sequence GTGAATGCTTCCTATGAATTGCCACCGGTAGCTGCCCTTGTTACAGCAGGGCTCTCGCAAACCGAAGCTGAACCGGTTACCGACTCTATTTTTAGAATAAGAGATATCGCCAATCTTTATTTAGTGAAGACGGACGACGGGGACGTTCTTATCAACTCCGGATTAATGGATAACGTCGCCAGCAATCTGGCCAAGTTGCGCCCTCATCGAAGCGGCCCGTTGCGAAAAATTATTATCACCCAAGCCCATCCAGATCACTTTGGTGGCGTACCGGAACTGCGCGAACCAGAGACCGAGATTATAACTGAGCGACGCTTTTCCGAAACCTGTCTTTTTTTTAATGATCTGGCGCCTTACCTCAAGCGTCGCATGCTGAAGCTTTGGGGCATGACCTTTGACAGGCCGGACGATGCTCCAGAAGTTCCCGAAATTGTATCCGATATCACAGTGGATGGTCAGTTCAGTTTCAGTCAGGGCAATCGCCAGTTCGAAGTCATTTCAACACCTGGAGGCGAAACACTTTGTTCACTGACGGTGTGGTTGCCTGAGGAACGTATCGTCTTTGTCGGTAATCTCTTTGGTCCGCTACTTTCGTCCATGCCCTTTCTGACAACCATTCGGGGTGAAAAACCGCGCTTGGTAAAACCCTATCTGGATGCGCTTGATCGCGTTCGAAAACTAGGCGCTGAAATTCTGATTGCCGGTCATAGTGAACCGGTAAGAGGTATAGACAACGTTCGGGCAGTACTCGATAAAATGTATTCTGCCGTATCCTATGTCAGAAACGAAACACTGAACGGCATGAACGACGGAAAAGATGTCCACACACTGATGCGCGAAATAAAACTGCCTCCGGAAATTCGCATCGATGAATATCACGGTACTGTGGCCTGGGCAGTACGGGCTATTTGGGAAGAAAGTTCTGGCTGGTTCCATTACGACTCAACCACGTCGCTTTATGGCGTTCCCCGCTCGAGCATTGATGAAGACCTGGTGGAGCTTGCAGGGGGCGCTGACGCACTAGCACAGAGAGCAGAAGAAAAGCTATCGGATGAACGGCCATTGGAAGCGATGCACTTACTCGACATCGCTTTAGGGGCCACACCTTCAAACAGCGCAGCGCTTGCAGTAAAAAAGCAAGTGCTGGAACAACTCTTGATTCAAGCAGCCAACATCAACGTCAGTGAAGTAATGTGGCTGAGATCGGAACTAATGTTAACCGAGCTCGCACAGGCTCAGCAGGAATAG
- the cobN gene encoding cobaltochelatase subunit CobN, with the protein MHLLAAQPGGFIDDESIITRLDQTPADIVILSASDSTLALLSAQVMAIQAEPGAQAQFSFPSVRLANLLHLRQPASIDLYLEQVLQYAKVIVIDHLGGESYWPYGTEQVVEMCQSGERQLVMFSGDTSEDTNLLMKSTVDAESCRRMWRYLREGGGTNARQFFHYLAVRFFEIALPVLPAKPLPLISVFHPQKEHASAEHWRAQWHPDASCVAILFYRSHLQAGNTLVFSHLCNVLLSKGLNPLPIALSSLKDPLCLETLQQLCRDNSVSLIMNTTAFAHSGIDDPGDHALVGDIPVLQLVLSGGNQAGWEQDPHGLQPRDIAMHIAMPEVDGRIISRAVSFKGLAYRCELTQTDVVQYQPHEERSEFVCELARRWCRLRELPNQNKRLALILANYPTKEGRLGNGVGLDTPNSLINILNQLRQSGYGVDAIPRDGDELIAHLKKGITNDPDHWATRPAKQSLAMEEYLQFFSQLPQANRELITERWGEPQQDPMLRNNRFMIAGLRCGNVFVGIQPARGYLLDQMAGYHDPELIPPHFYLAFYFWLRKVWKIDAISHVGKHGNLEWLPGKSVALSENCWPDLIFGPTPHLYPFIVNDPGEGTQAKRRAQAVIIDHLMPPLTRAENYGPTQDLERQVDEYYEALSLDPKRAKLLRKHILQHIIKHNLHQDLGLPEPTTEAEEQAVLNSTDAYLCELKESQIRDGLHILGESPTGRLLRDTLLALARYPVAAGSDHNNSLIRALALDFKLDNGGEDTFDPLDSEWNLAWTGERPPALQEVSDAPWRHAGDTRERLELLALQLLETVLLGGDAQKPLPVAWQHTAKVFTRIQNDLIPKLKACGEQELLQFCRGLEGRFVPPGPSGAPSRGRPDVLPTGRNFFSVDTRSIPTPTAWLLGFKSADLLIEKYVQEHGDYPKAIGLSIWGTATMRTGGDDVAQAFALIGVKPKWANGSNRVADFEILPMSLLDRPRIDVTLRVSGFFRDAFSNVIRLFDAAVQKIAELDEPADVNPIRVRMQQEADHLVQQGIAPEQAQKQARYRIFSARPGAYGAGMQHLIDSRDWNEDSDLASAFRNWGGYAYGQNDYGTDARDTFSQRLSSIDMVVQNQDNREHDVLDSDDYYQFHGGMTAAVRHYSGRQPSVLMGDHSNPQAPKIRSLAQEISRVMRSRVTNPKWIDGVKRHGYKGAFEMAATVDYLFAYDATARVVRDDQYESVTDAYLNDNANRAFLQQHNPDALHDMCERLLEAIQRGLWQEPGDYRQQIEQHLLNSEQQLEGLMS; encoded by the coding sequence ATGCATTTACTGGCGGCACAACCAGGGGGATTTATTGACGATGAGTCGATCATCACCCGCTTGGATCAGACCCCTGCGGATATTGTTATTCTCAGTGCGTCTGATTCCACGCTGGCGTTGCTGTCCGCGCAGGTCATGGCGATACAGGCAGAGCCTGGAGCGCAAGCGCAATTCAGTTTCCCGAGCGTGCGCCTGGCCAACTTGTTGCATTTACGGCAGCCCGCCTCCATCGATTTGTATCTGGAGCAAGTGTTGCAATACGCCAAGGTGATTGTTATTGATCATCTCGGTGGTGAAAGTTATTGGCCCTATGGCACTGAGCAGGTGGTTGAGATGTGTCAATCCGGAGAGCGCCAGTTAGTGATGTTTTCCGGTGACACCTCAGAAGATACCAATCTGTTAATGAAAAGCACCGTGGATGCGGAAAGCTGTCGCAGAATGTGGCGTTATCTGCGGGAGGGTGGTGGAACTAATGCCCGTCAATTCTTTCACTATCTGGCGGTGCGTTTTTTTGAAATTGCGTTACCGGTATTACCTGCCAAACCGCTGCCGCTGATCAGTGTGTTCCATCCTCAGAAAGAGCACGCATCAGCAGAACATTGGCGGGCACAATGGCACCCGGATGCATCGTGCGTGGCGATTCTTTTTTACCGTTCTCATTTGCAAGCAGGCAACACACTGGTGTTTTCGCACTTATGTAATGTGCTATTGAGTAAAGGCCTGAATCCATTACCCATTGCGTTGTCGTCACTGAAAGACCCGCTGTGTCTGGAAACATTGCAGCAATTGTGTCGGGATAATAGCGTTAGTCTGATTATGAATACTACGGCGTTTGCCCATTCCGGTATAGATGATCCCGGTGATCACGCCCTGGTGGGGGATATACCGGTGTTGCAGCTGGTATTGAGCGGAGGAAACCAGGCCGGATGGGAACAAGATCCGCACGGATTGCAACCGCGTGATATTGCCATGCACATTGCCATGCCGGAAGTAGACGGAAGAATTATTTCCCGCGCGGTGAGCTTTAAGGGCTTGGCCTACCGATGTGAATTAACGCAAACGGATGTGGTGCAATACCAGCCCCACGAAGAGCGTAGTGAATTTGTTTGTGAGCTGGCACGGCGTTGGTGTCGCCTGCGTGAATTACCGAATCAAAATAAACGACTGGCATTAATCCTGGCAAATTACCCCACAAAAGAAGGGCGCTTGGGTAACGGGGTGGGCTTGGATACACCCAATTCCCTGATCAATATTCTGAATCAATTGCGACAGTCCGGTTATGGTGTGGACGCCATTCCGCGAGATGGCGACGAACTGATTGCACACCTGAAAAAAGGCATCACCAACGACCCGGATCACTGGGCGACCCGGCCCGCCAAACAAAGTTTGGCGATGGAAGAGTATCTGCAGTTTTTCAGTCAGTTGCCCCAGGCTAACCGTGAGCTGATAACCGAACGCTGGGGCGAGCCGCAACAGGACCCGATGTTGCGCAATAACCGCTTTATGATTGCGGGACTTCGTTGCGGTAATGTTTTTGTGGGCATTCAGCCGGCACGGGGTTATCTGCTGGATCAGATGGCCGGGTATCATGACCCCGAGCTAATACCTCCGCATTTTTATCTGGCGTTTTATTTTTGGTTGCGCAAGGTATGGAAAATCGATGCAATTTCCCATGTAGGCAAACACGGTAATCTGGAATGGTTACCGGGCAAAAGCGTGGCGCTCAGTGAAAATTGTTGGCCGGATTTAATCTTTGGCCCCACGCCACACCTGTATCCTTTTATCGTCAATGATCCAGGCGAAGGCACCCAAGCGAAGCGCCGGGCTCAGGCCGTGATAATCGACCATTTGATGCCTCCGCTGACCCGCGCAGAAAATTACGGCCCGACGCAGGATCTGGAGCGTCAGGTGGATGAATACTATGAAGCGCTGAGTCTGGATCCGAAGCGCGCCAAATTGCTGCGAAAACACATTCTGCAGCACATAATCAAACACAACCTGCATCAGGATCTGGGCCTGCCCGAACCGACAACTGAAGCGGAAGAGCAAGCGGTGCTGAACAGCACGGACGCGTACTTGTGCGAACTGAAAGAAAGCCAGATTCGCGATGGCTTGCATATATTGGGTGAGTCCCCGACCGGGCGGTTGTTGCGGGATACCTTGCTGGCGCTGGCACGATATCCGGTGGCCGCTGGCAGTGACCACAACAACAGCTTAATTCGTGCGCTGGCTTTGGATTTTAAGCTGGATAATGGTGGAGAAGACACCTTCGACCCGCTGGATAGCGAATGGAATCTTGCCTGGACCGGGGAGCGACCACCAGCATTGCAAGAGGTCAGTGATGCTCCCTGGCGACATGCCGGCGATACGCGCGAGCGGTTGGAATTATTGGCACTGCAGCTGCTTGAAACGGTGCTGCTGGGTGGCGACGCCCAAAAGCCGTTGCCGGTTGCGTGGCAGCATACTGCAAAGGTCTTCACCCGTATTCAGAATGATCTTATTCCGAAATTAAAAGCCTGCGGCGAACAGGAGCTGCTGCAATTCTGTCGTGGCCTGGAGGGGCGTTTTGTGCCGCCGGGCCCCAGTGGCGCACCCAGTCGTGGACGACCGGACGTACTGCCTACCGGGCGAAACTTTTTCTCTGTCGATACGCGTTCAATCCCGACGCCCACGGCGTGGTTGTTGGGATTTAAATCTGCGGACCTGCTGATTGAAAAGTATGTGCAGGAACACGGTGATTATCCCAAAGCCATCGGCCTGTCGATCTGGGGCACTGCCACTATGCGTACCGGCGGTGATGATGTCGCTCAAGCGTTTGCCTTGATTGGTGTGAAACCGAAGTGGGCCAATGGCAGTAACCGCGTTGCCGATTTTGAGATTTTGCCCATGTCATTACTGGACCGGCCACGCATAGACGTGACTTTGCGGGTGTCGGGTTTTTTCCGGGATGCATTTTCCAACGTTATCCGCTTATTTGATGCAGCAGTGCAGAAAATAGCAGAGCTGGATGAGCCGGCGGACGTCAACCCGATACGCGTTCGCATGCAGCAGGAAGCCGATCATTTGGTGCAACAGGGTATCGCGCCGGAGCAAGCTCAGAAACAAGCCCGCTATCGGATTTTCAGTGCCCGGCCGGGCGCCTATGGTGCCGGGATGCAGCATCTGATCGATTCCCGTGATTGGAATGAGGATAGTGATCTGGCGTCGGCGTTTCGCAACTGGGGTGGTTACGCCTATGGGCAGAACGATTATGGCACCGATGCCCGGGACACCTTTAGTCAGCGTTTATCTTCGATCGATATGGTGGTCCAGAACCAGGATAATCGCGAACACGATGTGCTGGATTCCGACGATTATTATCAATTCCACGGCGGCATGACGGCAGCCGTACGGCATTACAGTGGTCGCCAACCCAGCGTGTTGATGGGGGATCACAGTAATCCCCAGGCGCCGAAAATTCGTTCATTAGCGCAGGAAATCAGCCGCGTAATGCGTTCTCGTGTCACTAACCCCAAGTGGATTGACGGAGTAAAACGTCACGGATACAAAGGCGCGTTCGAAATGGCCGCCACCGTGGATTATCTGTTCGCCTACGATGCTACGGCAAGGGTGGTGCGTGATGATCAGTATGAAAGTGTCACCGATGCCTATTTGAATGACAATGCTAACCGCGCTTTTTTACAGCAGCACAATCCGGATGCGTTGCATGATATGTGCGAGCGGTTATTGGAAGCAATACAGCGGGGGCTCTGGCAGGAGCCCGGTGATTACCGGCAACAAATAGAACAGCATTTGCTGAACAGCGAACAACAACTGGAAGGTTTAATGTCATGA
- a CDS encoding NAD-dependent epimerase/dehydratase family protein, whose product MPTQTRNPKPDEQPVLVTGASGFVGSHTVRLLVQAGRKVRVFLRKTSNTDSLQGLPVETYYGDALDPASLRTAMSGCSSVFHCVVDPRFYLTDPAPLFNNNVQGLVNSMEAALACDIKRFVFCSTMGTLGRNANGPVTEEIPFNWYDQAPPYIRSRRQAEDKFNQYCREKGLPGVALCIANTYGPEDYQPTPQGKMLWEVANGKMKVLWNAAQPTVDIRDAAMAMLLAEKKGRIGERYIIANEYGSYEELFGAVAALGGQKEPTILPLWLAKSSAWTGEHLLKLLRRTDYLVRSDAVFLSVAFARLDSSKAKKELLWQPRPWLETVRDSINWFASRNNTHPIEMPPIFGHKKRE is encoded by the coding sequence ATGCCAACTCAAACCCGAAATCCGAAACCCGATGAGCAACCCGTATTGGTGACAGGTGCTAGTGGCTTTGTTGGAAGCCACACGGTACGGCTGTTGGTACAAGCAGGCAGAAAAGTCCGGGTATTCCTACGTAAGACGAGTAATACAGATTCTCTGCAAGGCCTGCCCGTTGAAACCTATTATGGTGATGCGCTGGATCCGGCCTCCCTACGCACCGCCATGTCAGGTTGCAGCAGTGTGTTTCATTGCGTGGTCGATCCGCGCTTTTATCTAACCGACCCTGCGCCATTATTTAACAACAATGTACAGGGACTCGTAAACAGCATGGAGGCGGCACTGGCCTGTGATATAAAACGCTTTGTTTTCTGCAGCACAATGGGCACGTTAGGGAGAAATGCCAACGGCCCGGTCACAGAAGAGATACCGTTTAACTGGTATGACCAAGCACCGCCCTATATTCGTTCACGGCGTCAAGCCGAAGATAAATTTAATCAGTATTGCCGTGAAAAAGGCCTTCCCGGAGTCGCCTTATGCATTGCTAATACCTACGGCCCTGAAGATTATCAACCCACACCCCAAGGAAAAATGCTGTGGGAGGTAGCGAACGGAAAAATGAAGGTGCTGTGGAACGCTGCCCAACCAACAGTGGATATTCGCGACGCTGCGATGGCGATGCTATTAGCTGAAAAAAAAGGGCGCATAGGCGAACGCTATATCATCGCCAATGAGTATGGCAGTTACGAAGAGCTTTTTGGCGCGGTAGCGGCTTTAGGCGGCCAAAAGGAGCCCACCATTCTTCCGCTTTGGCTGGCAAAGTCCAGTGCCTGGACTGGGGAGCACCTCCTGAAATTGTTACGTCGAACTGATTATTTAGTTCGAAGTGATGCCGTATTCCTATCTGTGGCTTTCGCAAGACTCGATAGCAGCAAGGCGAAAAAGGAGCTGCTGTGGCAACCCAGGCCGTGGCTGGAAACGGTGAGGGATTCGATCAATTGGTTTGCTTCCCGAAACAATACCCACCCGATCGAGATGCCCCCTATTTTTGGACATAAAAAACGTGAATAA
- a CDS encoding DUF1636 family protein produces MTTTLLVCETCGFNDSEPDAVHSGERLAHALERAIKDSALPVSLKRFRCLMACKRHCVVQVRNNRKLGYVIGDFLPDQNAVTALLQYCQAYQLSDTGQVPYRDWPEHIKGKFIARIPAIEDE; encoded by the coding sequence ATGACCACGACCTTGTTGGTTTGCGAAACCTGTGGATTCAATGATAGCGAGCCGGATGCGGTGCATTCAGGCGAGCGATTGGCACACGCATTGGAACGGGCCATAAAAGATTCAGCGCTGCCCGTGAGTCTGAAACGTTTTCGCTGCTTGATGGCGTGCAAGCGACACTGTGTGGTACAGGTGCGTAATAACCGTAAGCTGGGTTATGTGATCGGGGATTTTTTGCCGGATCAAAACGCCGTCACCGCATTATTGCAGTACTGCCAGGCCTACCAGCTATCCGATACCGGACAGGTCCCCTACCGGGACTGGCCGGAACATATTAAAGGCAAATTCATTGCCAGAATACCTGCCATTGAGGATGAATAA
- the cobW gene encoding cobalamin biosynthesis protein CobW codes for MSKQNKIPATIVTGFLGSGKTTLLRHILDHADGRRIAVIVNEFGELGIDGDILRGCTIGCDEEGGEKSGTLYELANGCLCCTVQEEFYPVMKQLIERRDDIDHILIETSGLALPKPLVQAFNWPEIKNACTVDAVITVVDVPATASGQFAANPVAVDAQRKSDPNLDHESPLHELFEDQLSAADLVVLSKADLANSTVLAEVEALVRKEIPAQVKVIASDHGKLDLNVLLGLGSSTEDNIHERNSHHDSHHGEDGEHEHDHDQFDSVVISLPVVNKDLLMQSLHHLVQEFTIFRVKGFVALPEKPMRLVVHGVGKRFDSYFDRRWNPDEVAHTHLVLIGQDLNQELLYEELSKAVLQVSHRVNVEPVV; via the coding sequence ATGAGCAAGCAGAATAAAATACCGGCAACGATTGTGACCGGATTTCTTGGTTCCGGTAAAACCACATTGTTACGTCACATTCTGGACCATGCCGATGGCCGCCGTATTGCGGTGATCGTCAATGAATTCGGCGAGTTGGGTATCGATGGGGATATCCTGAGAGGTTGCACCATCGGCTGTGATGAAGAGGGTGGCGAAAAAAGCGGTACCTTATATGAACTTGCCAATGGCTGTTTGTGTTGCACGGTGCAGGAAGAATTCTATCCGGTAATGAAGCAATTGATAGAACGCCGCGATGATATTGATCATATCCTGATTGAAACCTCCGGTCTGGCGTTACCAAAGCCGCTGGTACAGGCGTTCAATTGGCCGGAAATCAAAAATGCGTGCACGGTGGACGCCGTGATTACGGTGGTGGACGTGCCTGCTACTGCCTCCGGTCAGTTTGCGGCAAACCCGGTTGCGGTGGATGCGCAACGTAAATCCGATCCCAATCTGGACCACGAATCGCCATTGCATGAGTTGTTTGAAGATCAGTTATCGGCGGCGGATCTGGTGGTGCTGAGTAAAGCAGACCTGGCAAACAGCACTGTGTTGGCCGAAGTAGAAGCGCTGGTGCGCAAGGAAATCCCAGCGCAGGTAAAAGTGATTGCCAGCGATCATGGCAAGCTGGATTTAAATGTCCTGCTGGGATTGGGTAGCAGTACCGAGGACAATATCCATGAACGCAACAGCCATCACGATTCCCATCATGGGGAAGATGGCGAGCATGAACACGATCATGACCAGTTTGATTCCGTGGTGATTTCCTTACCGGTGGTCAATAAGGATTTGCTGATGCAGTCCCTGCATCACCTGGTGCAGGAGTTTACTATTTTTCGGGTGAAAGGGTTTGTTGCCTTGCCAGAAAAACCAATGCGATTGGTCGTGCACGGTGTTGGTAAGCGCTTTGATAGTTATTTTGACCGGCGCTGGAATCCGGACGAAGTGGCGCATACTCATCTGGTGTTAATCGGGCAAGATCTGAATCAGGAACTACTGTACGAAGAACTGAGCAAAGCGGTATTGCAGGTGAGTCACCGTGTGAACGTGGAACCTGTCGTTTAA